In the genome of Candidatus Nanopelagicales bacterium, one region contains:
- a CDS encoding ATP-binding cassette domain-containing protein, with translation MTTGAPVDIRGLTKVFGRGAGAVHAVEDLSFTVEPGRVTGFLGPNGAGKTTTLRCLLGLVTPTAGTATIGGHAYRDLEDPEKQVGSALEASGFHPGRTARDHLRILAAAADLPDARADAALDQVGLADSARRRVGGFSLGMRQRLALASALLGDPAVLVLDEPANGLDPEGIAWLRGFLRYLAGDGRTVLVSSHALAEVEQTVDDVVIVARGRLVATGSLAEITAGRDAGTLVRTPGADTLAAALEAGVDGARPDRMDRPGPDTLVVHGITAALVGRAALRAGVELHELTPQQDDLERVFLDLTAQGPADVASGPPGATASGAAPGTPNSTSTPGPTS, from the coding sequence GTGACCACTGGCGCACCTGTCGACATCCGCGGGCTGACGAAGGTCTTCGGCCGGGGAGCCGGGGCCGTCCACGCCGTGGAGGACCTCTCCTTCACCGTCGAGCCGGGGCGGGTGACCGGCTTCCTCGGCCCCAACGGGGCCGGCAAGACCACCACCCTGCGGTGCCTGCTGGGGCTGGTCACGCCCACCGCCGGGACCGCGACGATCGGCGGGCATGCGTACCGCGACCTGGAGGACCCGGAGAAGCAGGTGGGGTCGGCGCTGGAGGCGTCCGGGTTCCACCCGGGTCGGACCGCCCGGGACCACCTGCGCATCCTGGCGGCCGCCGCCGACCTCCCCGACGCCCGGGCCGACGCCGCGCTCGACCAGGTCGGCCTGGCCGACTCCGCACGCCGGCGCGTGGGCGGGTTCTCGCTCGGGATGCGGCAGCGCCTGGCGCTGGCCTCCGCCCTGCTGGGGGATCCCGCGGTCCTGGTCCTGGACGAGCCCGCGAACGGGCTGGACCCCGAGGGCATCGCGTGGCTGCGCGGCTTCCTGCGCTACCTGGCCGGTGACGGCCGGACCGTCTTGGTGTCCAGCCACGCCCTGGCCGAGGTGGAGCAGACCGTGGACGACGTGGTCATCGTCGCCCGCGGCCGGCTGGTGGCCACGGGCAGCCTGGCCGAGATCACGGCGGGCCGGGACGCCGGCACGCTGGTGCGCACCCCCGGGGCCGACACGCTCGCGGCCGCCCTGGAGGCCGGTGTCGACGGCGCGCGGCCGGACCGGATGGACCGCCCGGGTCCCGACACCCTGGTCGTGCACGGGATCACCGCCGCCCTCGTGGGCCGCGCGGCGCTGCGCGCGGGGGTCGAGCTGCACGAGCTGACACCCCAGCAGGACGACCTGGAGCGGGTGTTCCTCGACCTCACCGCACAGGGACCGGCGGACGTCGCGTCCGGGCCCCCCGGCGCGACCGCCTCGGGCGCCGCGCCCGGCACCCCGAACAGCACGAGCACTCCGGGACCGACGTCATGA
- a CDS encoding P1 family peptidase gives MPRPADLGLHIGSLPSGPTGSILDVPGVGLGHATVWRDEPRPPAGRGVARTGVSVLDLGGDAWASPVPAGAAVLNGAGECTGLLSVREWGLLESPVFLTSTMQLGRVYDAACTLMLAERPEIADDVVIPVVGECDDSFLSYAGVMQVTQDDVAAAWAEARASAGSVAAPAEGAVGAGTGMSCFGWKGGIGSASRVLPDGHTVGVLVLANFGQRDRLTVDGTPVGRVLEPPQPAEADPPPAGSCIGVVVTDAPLDHHACDRLATRVGLGLARVGSTAHHGSGEIFLCAATGLRAPRGSRPDSAGLGGRDLDPYFEAVVDATEEAVLTVLLTAVTTVGRDGNTSHALPVDAVLDLVAGPSLG, from the coding sequence ATGCCCCGCCCCGCCGACCTCGGCCTGCACATCGGCTCGCTCCCCTCCGGCCCCACCGGCTCGATCCTCGACGTCCCCGGCGTGGGCCTCGGCCACGCGACGGTGTGGCGCGACGAGCCCCGTCCCCCCGCCGGCCGCGGCGTCGCGCGCACCGGGGTCTCCGTCCTCGACCTCGGCGGGGACGCGTGGGCGTCGCCGGTGCCGGCGGGCGCCGCGGTGCTCAACGGGGCGGGCGAGTGCACGGGGCTGCTGTCGGTGCGCGAGTGGGGGCTGCTGGAGAGCCCGGTGTTCCTCACGTCGACGATGCAGCTGGGGAGGGTGTACGACGCCGCCTGCACGCTGATGCTGGCCGAGCGGCCCGAGATCGCCGACGACGTGGTGATCCCGGTGGTCGGGGAGTGCGACGACTCGTTCCTGTCGTACGCGGGCGTCATGCAGGTGACGCAGGACGACGTGGCGGCGGCGTGGGCGGAGGCCCGTGCGTCCGCCGGGTCGGTGGCGGCCCCCGCCGAGGGTGCGGTCGGCGCGGGCACGGGGATGAGCTGCTTCGGCTGGAAGGGCGGCATCGGCTCGGCCTCGCGGGTGCTGCCGGACGGGCACACGGTCGGGGTCCTGGTGCTGGCCAACTTCGGCCAGCGGGACCGGCTGACGGTCGACGGGACCCCGGTGGGCCGGGTCCTCGAGCCGCCGCAGCCAGCGGAGGCCGACCCGCCGCCGGCGGGGTCCTGCATCGGCGTCGTCGTCACCGACGCGCCGCTGGACCACCACGCCTGCGACCGGCTCGCGACCCGAGTGGGCCTGGGGCTGGCCCGGGTCGGCTCCACCGCGCACCACGGCAGCGGCGAGATCTTCCTGTGCGCCGCCACCGGGCTGCGGGCCCCGCGGGGCTCCCGGCCGGACTCCGCCGGGCTCGGCGGCCGCGACCTGGACCCGTACTTCGAGGCCGTCGTCGACGCCACCGAGGAGGCGGTGCTCACCGTCCTGCTGACGGCCGTGACGACCGTCGGCAGGGACGGCAACACCTCGCACGCGCTGCCGGTGGATGCCGTGCTGGACCTGGTGGCCGGTCCCTCGCTGGGCTGA
- a CDS encoding ABC transporter permease, which yields MTAGLLRSEWRKVMTTRMVIGLTIAALAFTALNVVALILVSGTQGAPSLTDEATVRTVFASAGSASVIVLVLGIISMTTEYRHMTITSSFLATPRRGRVVAAKMAVNAVVGMLVGLLCWILAVGLGAAMLPLKDHAPVPWGSVVQIGGGVLLAFAIYGLVGVAVGALIRNQVAAILIAVVWVLLVEALIVAFLPAVGRWLPGGAANAVLQAGVDSGTGAGPLQLLPVWGGAAVLLAYGVVFAALAAATTLRRDIT from the coding sequence ATGACCGCCGGGCTGCTGCGCTCGGAGTGGCGCAAGGTCATGACCACCCGGATGGTCATCGGCCTCACCATCGCCGCCCTCGCGTTCACCGCGCTGAACGTCGTCGCGCTGATCCTGGTGTCGGGCACCCAGGGCGCGCCGTCGCTCACCGACGAGGCGACCGTGCGCACCGTCTTCGCCTCCGCCGGCTCGGCCTCGGTGATCGTGCTGGTCCTGGGCATCATCTCGATGACCACCGAGTACCGGCACATGACGATCACGTCGTCGTTCCTCGCGACACCACGCCGAGGTCGGGTGGTGGCCGCGAAGATGGCCGTCAACGCCGTCGTCGGCATGCTGGTCGGGCTGCTGTGCTGGATCCTCGCCGTCGGGCTCGGGGCGGCGATGCTGCCGCTGAAGGACCATGCGCCGGTGCCCTGGGGCTCGGTCGTCCAGATCGGCGGCGGGGTGCTGCTCGCGTTCGCGATCTACGGGCTCGTCGGGGTCGCCGTGGGCGCGCTCATCCGCAACCAGGTCGCCGCCATCCTCATCGCCGTGGTGTGGGTGCTGCTCGTCGAGGCGCTGATCGTCGCCTTCCTGCCGGCCGTCGGACGCTGGCTGCCCGGCGGCGCGGCGAACGCCGTGCTCCAGGCGGGGGTGGACAGCGGCACCGGCGCGGGACCGCTGCAGCTGCTGCCGGTCTGGGGCGGCGCGGCCGTGCTGCTCGCGTACGGCGTCGTGTTCGCCGCGTTGGCGGCCGCGACCACGCTGCGCCGCGACATCACCTGA
- a CDS encoding histone deacetylase family protein translates to MSAADIPVVWDDACTDHRPGGEVFLGVHTPGTEVPERAALIRDALTGRGHPVVAATTHPDDVLLAVHDAGLVEHLRTVWSEWEASGFRDDPGQDRVVPYLFPTPGMLPGQAVRPPAALHARAGFYCYDTMTLVGPGTWEAARGAVDAALTAVDLVCAGGPVRQAYALCRPPGHHATATAYGGSCYLNNAAVAATALRLNGFDRVAVVDVDAHHANGTQSLFYDRADVLVASVHVDPDAGWFPHYLGRADERGSGPGAGANLNLPLAPGTGDDGWLAAVDQAVDAVRGHGSDALVVSLGVDAAADDPESPLRVTADGYRAAGARLGDLRLPTVVVQEGGYHLPSVGGLVAAALDGLGCAASAPTGGA, encoded by the coding sequence GTGAGCGCCGCCGATATCCCCGTCGTCTGGGACGACGCCTGCACCGACCACCGCCCCGGGGGCGAGGTGTTCCTCGGGGTGCACACGCCGGGCACCGAGGTGCCCGAGCGGGCGGCGCTGATCCGCGACGCGCTGACCGGCCGTGGTCATCCGGTGGTCGCGGCGACGACGCACCCCGACGACGTGCTGCTGGCGGTCCACGACGCGGGCCTGGTCGAGCACCTGCGCACGGTGTGGTCGGAGTGGGAGGCGTCGGGTTTCCGCGACGACCCCGGTCAGGACCGGGTCGTGCCGTACCTGTTCCCCACCCCGGGGATGCTTCCCGGACAGGCGGTCCGACCGCCGGCCGCGCTGCACGCGCGGGCCGGCTTCTACTGCTACGACACGATGACGCTGGTCGGCCCGGGCACCTGGGAGGCGGCCCGCGGGGCCGTGGACGCGGCGCTGACGGCGGTCGACCTGGTGTGCGCCGGCGGCCCGGTGCGGCAGGCGTACGCGCTGTGCCGCCCCCCGGGGCACCACGCGACGGCGACCGCGTACGGCGGTTCCTGCTACCTCAACAACGCCGCGGTGGCGGCGACGGCCCTGCGGCTGAACGGGTTCGACCGGGTCGCCGTCGTCGACGTCGACGCCCACCACGCCAACGGGACGCAGTCGCTGTTCTACGACCGGGCCGACGTGCTGGTCGCCTCCGTGCACGTCGACCCGGACGCGGGCTGGTTCCCGCACTACCTCGGCCGCGCCGACGAGCGGGGATCCGGCCCGGGTGCCGGCGCGAACCTCAACCTCCCGCTCGCACCCGGCACGGGCGACGACGGCTGGCTGGCCGCCGTGGATCAGGCCGTCGACGCCGTACGCGGGCACGGGTCCGACGCCCTTGTCGTGTCGCTGGGGGTGGACGCGGCGGCGGACGACCCGGAGAGCCCGCTGCGGGTGACGGCGGACGGCTACCGCGCGGCGGGGGCGCGCCTGGGAGACCTTCGGCTGCCGACCGTGGTCGTCCAGGAGGGCGGCTACCACCTGCCCAGCGTCGGCGGCCTCGTGGCCGCGGCGCTCGACGGCCTGGGCTGCGCAGCGAGCGCACCCACCGGCGGCGCGTGA